In Nymphaea colorata isolate Beijing-Zhang1983 chromosome 3, ASM883128v2, whole genome shotgun sequence, a genomic segment contains:
- the LOC116251654 gene encoding pathogenesis-related protein 1A-like → MERSPHAFLLAFLLLGLGMLIHGIHAQSSPQDFVDAHNAARAQVGVGPISWDDTVAAYAQNYANQRIGDCNMIHSRGPYGENLFGGFGKDYSAADAVNLWIAEASDYDYATNTCATGKECRHYTQVVWRNSVRLGCAKVTCNNGAIFITCNYDPRGNFRGERPY, encoded by the coding sequence ATGGAGCGTTCCCCTCATGCCTTTCTTTTGGCTTTCCTACTGCTGGGCCTTGGAATGTTAATCCATGGAATTCATGCTCAAAGCTCTCCCCAAGACTTCGTTGATGCTCACAACGCTGCTCGTGCCCAAGTTGGCGTCGGTCCAATCTCTTGGGATGACACCGTTGCAGCCTACGCCCAGAACTATGCCAACCAGAGGATTGGCGACTGCAACATGATTCACTCTCGTGGCCCGTATGGAGAGAACCTCTTCGGGGGCTTTGGAAAAGACTACTCTGCAGCAGATGCCGTGAACTTGTGGATTGCCGAAGCAAGTGACTATGACTACGCCACCAACACCTGTGCCACTGGAAAGGAGTGCCGGCACTACACTCAGGTGGTGTGGCGCAACTCGGTGCGGCTGGGCTGCGCTAAGGTCACATGTAACAATGGTGCCATCTTCATTACCTGCAACTACGACCCTCGTGGAAACTTTAGAGGGGAGCGTCCCTACTAG
- the LOC116251655 gene encoding pathogenesis-related protein PRB1-3-like: protein MSFKVSLVWVSLLLGLGMLVHGTYAQNSPQDFVDAHNAARAQDGVGPISWDDTVAAYAQNYLNKTISDCSLTHSGGQYGENLYWGPGSRWTAVDAVNLWVAEKSNYDYATNTCATGKDCGHYTQVVWRNSVRLGCARVECNNGDTFITCNYDPAGNVDGERPY from the exons ATGTCATTTAAAGTTT CCCTTGTTTGGGTCTCCCTACTGCTGGGCCTTGGAATGCTCGTCCATGGTACTTACGCTCAAAACTCACCTCAAGACTTCGTTGATGCTCACAACGCTGCTCGTGCCCAAGATGGCGTCGGTCCAATCTCCTGGGACGACACCGTTGCAGCTTACGCCCAAAACTATCTGAACAAGACGATCAGTGACTGTAGCCTGACCCACTCTGGTGGCCAGTATGGGGAGAACCTCTATTGGGGCCCTGGTTCTCGGTGGACCGCCGTAGATGCCGTGAACTTGTGGGTGGCTGAGAAGAGCAACTACGACTACGCCACCAATACCTGTGCTACTGGTAAAGATTGCGGGCACTACACTCAGGTGGTGTGGCGCAACTCCGTGCGGCTGGGCTGCGCCAGGGTCGAATGTAACAACGGTGACACCTTCATTACCTGCAACTACGACCCAGCTGGTAACGTTGATGGGGAGCGTCCCTATTAG
- the LOC116250828 gene encoding pathogenesis-related protein PRB1-3-like yields MELSTHALVWVSLLLGVGMLIHGNHAQDSPQDFVDAHNTARAEVGVGPISWDDTVAAYAQNYANQRIGDCSLVHSGGQYGENIFWGSGRDYTAVDAVNSWVSEKSDYDYSTNTCATDKVCGHYTQVVWRNSVRLGCAKVTCNSGAIFITCNYDPAGNVVGESPY; encoded by the coding sequence ATGGAGCTCTCCACTCATGCACTTGTTTGGGTCTCCCTACTGCTGGGCGTTGGAATGCTAATCCATGGCAATCACGCTCAAGACTCACCTCAAGACTTTGTTGATGCTCACAATACCGCTCGTGCCGAGGTTGGTGTCGGTCCAATCTCTTGGGACGACACCGTTGCAGCCTACGCCCAGAACTATGCAAACCAAAGGATCGGGGACTGCAGCCTGGTGCACTCTGGCGGCCAGTATGGGGAGAACATCTTCTGGGGCAGTGGGCGTGACTACACTGCAGTTGACGCCGTGAACTCTTGGGTGTCTGAAAAGAGTGACTACGACTACAGCACCAACACCTGTGCTACTGATAAGGTGTGCGGGCACTACACTCAGGTGGTGTGGCGCAACTCTGTGCGGCTGGGTTGCGCCAAGGTCACGTGTAACAGTGGTGCCATCTTCATCACCTGCAACTACGACCCTGCTGGTAACGTTGTAGGGGAGAGTCCCTATTAG